CTTGAAGGGTGTTACGGAGAGCTGTTCAAACAATACATGGGCTCATTTCATTGTGGAGGTATCACTCACATAAGATAGCTTTTATGCGTTCTGCAATAGTATTTGTGTTTACAATGTCACATTTTCTGAgacaatttaaatttcatgcaGACTTCTAGTGGCTTTCACAGACTGGATATTTTCTGGCCTTTGATGAACCTTTTACAGCGTCAAAGAAACCCTGTTTCAAGCAAGAGTGAACGATGAAAACCTATTAATCTGTGTACTGTAGGAATGTTGCAAGCGATTGTATCAGTCAAACCAGGCTCCTTGCATGCATGCAAGCAAGGGTACGAGTTGAATATTTGTGCGACGTGGCTGTTGGCTTGGTGGATAATCAACCCAAGCCCTTGTTCAGAGCTTAAGTTGATCTCTAGAATGtgaattattattgttgtttcaCGAATCTACTCcgatttctcctctttttttttttttttttgttgccaagACTCAAATTCGTGCTTTGTTGAAACAAGAAATTATAATCTTGAGTGGAAGGTATTGGAAGTTGACAACCATGGCATTGATATTCTTATTATCAAGCAGTATTAACCACTAATAATCCAATTTGGGTTCATCCAATCACTACGGACTTATTCTTGTTGCTTAACCTTCCGTTATAGAAGCCTGTAAGAGGATCACAAACGGTGACAATTTTCAACCCAAGAAGAGCCTAACTGTTCCAGTTAAGTTAAAACACTTGATCCACATGAGAAACTCTTCATCAAACCCCTATTGCATAGTTTTTTGCACAAAGTTCACGTCTAAACATGCTCTACCCTTGATGCTAAGATTTCAAGAACTGAGTAAATTAAAGCTGAAGTTTTGAAATGGCCAACAGCCACCTGCAGTATACCCTCCATCCACAGAAATAACCTGTCCATTAATGTATGATGCAGCTGGAAGGCAAAGGAATGCCACCATTGATGAAATCTCTTCTGGTTCTCCTATCCTAGGCATTGCTGTTCCAGCTATTAGCCTCAGAAATTCCTCAACGAAAGGGGCGTCCGCCTCCTGAAATCGAAACAACACGGAtcttaaaacaaatcaaaacatcTCTATATTCCCCTCATTGAAGGTACGTTAGAGGTAATTTACTGGCTTTGTTATCGATGTTCTAACACCCCATGGTGAAACAGTATTGGTCCGAATGTTATCCTTTGCCCACTCACATGCCAAGTTCTTTGTAATCTGGTTAATTGCTCCTGAATACCAAACAACCATGGTTAATTTGTAAGAAACTGAAAGTTGGGTGACGGACATCTATAGTCCTATATATGATACACACCTTTAGATGCTGAATAAGCTGATAATCGAGGCAGAGCCATTGAACCAGCAACAGAGGAGATAAACACAATACTTCCATTTCCTGATGCTTTAAGTAAAGGATATGCAAGTTGGCAAAGATGATAAGGAGCCTCAATGTTGGTATTCATCACGGTTGTGTAGTCTTCCAGGGTGTGGCCCTCGCAAGGCTTAATCACTGTGGTGCCTGCATTATTAACCTGTGGACAGAAACTTGCTTTCAATTAATCTCTTGAGTTCTTCTACTTCCCCACAAAAAGCTTAATAAAGGTGGTTGCTGATATAGTTTAGTTTAGCCGGCTTGGTATGGttagaaaaaaatacaatttctttAGAactgaaaaaaggaaaaaaaaaacttacaagGATGTTGAGTTTGCCATCAAAAACAGTTGAGACAGTCTCCATTAGTTTCTCTCTTTGCTGTCTACAAGAGAGATCACAAGCAGAACCACTCACTTTAAACCCTTTGCTCTGCCATTCTTGTAACCTTTCATGAAGTTCTGTCTGGTTTCTGGAACATGTATGAACTACTGCCCCTAGTGTTGCCAGTTCTTCCACAGTTGCATATCTGGAATACAATTGAACCATCATATTCAATGAAACTAACATATAAAgagcataaaaaaaaagaacaaaagagaaataaaaaatggaggTCGAACCCTATGCCTCTTGTTCCACC
The window above is part of the Gossypium raimondii isolate GPD5lz chromosome 9, ASM2569854v1, whole genome shotgun sequence genome. Proteins encoded here:
- the LOC105799830 gene encoding tropinone reductase homolog, whose translation is MAGTEAGCKKQRWSLQGMTALVTGGTRGIGYATVEELATLGAVVHTCSRNQTELHERLQEWQSKGFKVSGSACDLSCRQQREKLMETVSTVFDGKLNILVNNAGTTVIKPCEGHTLEDYTTVMNTNIEAPYHLCQLAYPLLKASGNGSIVFISSVAGSMALPRLSAYSASKGAINQITKNLACEWAKDNIRTNTVSPWGVRTSITKPEADAPFVEEFLRLIAGTAMPRIGEPEEISSMVAFLCLPAASYINGQVISVDGGYTAGGCWPFQNFSFNLLSS